Genomic segment of Coffea arabica cultivar ET-39 chromosome 1e, Coffea Arabica ET-39 HiFi, whole genome shotgun sequence:
AagcaaacaaaagcaaaagctcCATGAAATAAGGTAGGAAATGAATAGAGGATGCAATGGTTAATCATGAGCATACACGTTGCCAAAGCTGTTCTTAGCATATGCTCCTCCCTCATGTCCAGCATACATGAAAAGAGATCCAGAATGCTTGAGTGATACCTGTTGAAGGCATGAGAACGCTAGAGAAAATGAGAACAATGATAGTACAcacatcaaaagaaaaaattgagctcCATTTCAGCACAACTGAAAGGAAATTATGGAACAAAAGGATTTGTAGAACAGAAAAGCTAAATTCGTACCTCCAATGTGGCCAAGCCTTTCGACACCATCTCTATCATTCTTACTCTAATCTGGAACACGAGAACAATCAAGATATAACTCAGAAGCCCACTAACAAGATTTAACTAATGCTCAAAAAAGCACAATAAGCTATACTTTGGAGACCAAATAATCGATAATATCCAATTGGTATGCGGACATTCCCCCAACCACATGACTAAAGGAAAAGCAGGAGAGAAAAACAAACCTCATGATCAGACTTCTCATTTTCAAATTTGGGGTAAAAGGTAGCTCTTATTTGCGCATGCGAGTATGTTGAATTGTCCACAGTGAAGTTGTCCAGTAAATTACCCTTAAACAATTTGCTCAAGACAGCATTATTTAATCCACCTGATGCTGCTTGAGCTTCACCCCCCTGAGCCGGACCCACCACTTGAGCAGCTGGTCCTTTTTCAACTTCTACAGCCGTTGCCCCACTTGTTGTTCCATATGACTTCGTCTCCCAAACGCCCTGTCTCGGATTGTTGTTCACCAATCCTACCCCGGCAAACTGTTGATCTGGGGGAGGAACACTGGACTCTCCATCATTTTGAGGAATGCTTAATGAACTAAATTTATCAGTCACAGCTTCCACACCTCCTACAGAAGAAACCTCTTTCGCAGTTGATGAAGGCCTGTCAGATTTTGGCTTCTCTATCCATCTTTGTCCTCTAGCTGCACTCCTTGGCTGCATTTTCATAAATCAGAACAATGAACAGACAAATAGTGCCAACCATTATAAGAAATTAGGAAAAACTTAAATGAGCATATCCAAAATACATAAGGATTTGGTTACCCTGTATTCTACATTTGTCCATAAAAGGTAGAACAGAGGATAAAAGGTATCTCTTAAAAGGTAGAACACAGGATAAAAGGTATCTCTTATCAAAGTTACTAACAGAGAACCATAGCTACTATTTAGATGGCAAGCATTTCTAAACAAAATTAAGCTCAATAATGCTTACGTGTTCAAGTAGATGACAATGCTCATCTTCCACTGTGAGTACCTTTTTTTCAATCCTTTTTCTGTTTCCTTCTTATAATCACTCTTATTGGTGACAGaaataaggaaaagaaaaaattattcaacattgtaaaccgaaaaaaaaaaatttcaacatcCAATTTTGCTTCAACATCTTGACATTTTACCCgcaaggagaaaaaagaaaacaatagcCAGggttataaaaataaaaataaagtacCAAGTTGCTACAGATGCAGAAAATTAGAGCAAGAATAAATACTTAGATaccaaaaagggaaaagagataGCATTTAAGTCCAAACTCTAAATTCCTATTTTCGATCTTTATAGCTCATGCAATCAAACAGTGACCAACTGCGAAAATGTTACATATTTAATCCAAAACACAGCACAAAAGTAGGGGCAAAAGCAGGTAAGAGAAAGGAAAGACTCGCATCGCCAGGTGGGCTGACAGCATTGCGAACACATCACATATCCATTAGACAGCTATAACTACCGTGTTCGCAGAATTTAATCAAGTCTtctataattaaaagaaaatataaccaATTCATCAGATAAgatcacaaaaaaaattgaaataaaatacaGTCACGTAATATATGCCCATCTaaatagagaagaaaaagaaaacctgTTTCCGTTGCATGGTGGAGTGAACCAGTGAGCTGCTGAAAGAGATGGAGCGAGACCggagaagaagaaagcttctgGAAGAAATTAGATGATGAGGTGAAGAATGATAATGCGAAGAGGAAGAAGAACGAGAATAGAGTGCTAGAGTGAAACCAGAGAATATTCTCTGAGAAACCAGCCCCCTCGACAACATCCAAGTTTTCCAGATAGTACAACTTTGCTATAAATAGTAGGGAAGAAGAGTGGGGCGGTGAGTGGTAAAACTGCAATAGCTAAGAAATAGGACGTCAAATACTAATTTACGAGCACCGCGGACACCGCCTTAGACCGGCGTCGAATCAGAATCGTTCTACTGTGAGACACTGTAgagtgaggaaaaaaaaataaggtgcagCGCAACTGCTCAAGGAAAGATTAATTAACTCTTGGTCGTAGAAGACTCGTTCATTCAGTCAatggatttgtttggattgaaaattatttgtcaaaatttatttgcttataatATCAATTTAAAATATCGCGGTAGTCTGTAATCTATATCAGGTCGACGTATCGTGGTCATTTGCAGTTCACGCTTCCTCAggttaatattttatttgtgtttttctcattttttaccTCGGGTTAACCTTCCAGGTCGTGGCCACATGATGACCAATTTCTTAATGGATATGtagtcataaaaaaaaaaaaaaaaattccatgcGAAGGGTCTAGACATTAATTATTGTCAATTACTTTCTTAACTATCTAATCTCCCAGAATTCCTATTCGGGATAATAATAGTTCACAATAAGATATGCCTTGATTTTCAATATaccatttttgtctttttgttgTTAATCAGACAAATCTACCCCGTAATATGTCATTTTAAAAGTTTTCCTTTTTATCTCtactttttttcctctttaccttttcttcccttcttttgccattttcttctttctccttaCCGTATTTCGGTTGAAGGTGGCCCCTTCCACACTTGAAGGAAACTGAGTCTGACTATTTGAATAGGAGCAGGACGATTTGATTGACtgcacattttcatttgatgaaaaaatgaATTAGTTGTGCTAACTTCTGATTCTAAATCTCAGAGCCTTCAGCTAATTTACTGCCTTTGCTTCCTATGAGCGTTTTGAGGCATGGGTTCTGCCTGCTTTTGTCAGCTCGCCAGGGACGCATTTGAAAGATCAATCAATGGCACAAGTATGGCTCTAACAGAATGATATAGATTGCCTCTCTTTCAGCTTCTTCCTTCCTGCGGTCGAATTCAACAACTTTACATTCCAGTGAGCAATCCATGTGCCAATGGAATGGAGATGTAATAATTTATAGTGGATATTATTGCAGTATGGTAAATGGTCTCCAAGTGAGTAATGTGCCTTAGCATATTCACAATATTTATGACTACCAATGTTTGCCGTGGCTCTGTTGCTCTAAGCTGGCAGCTTATTTTGTCAAACTATAAAAGTCTAAGGTGAAGAAACCCCCTAGCAGTTCACAATGTTAACTATCTCCTCTTTGCTGCAAAAAATTTCCATATTTCGGCGTGTAAACACTTACTGTCAACTAATGGCCTGTCTTTATGCTTCTAAATCAGAACTGTTAAAGCATACTTGAGGTACACTCTCTGTCGGCAAAAAACTCGTCTGGGGGATTTCACCAAGTACTTCCAGGCCTTCTGTGCCCGTGTCTTCGGTGTCTTTTATCGTAGGTGTTTGATCCACTTCTGGAGCCAGCGGACCTTGAGGGGTTCCAAAAACAGTGGTAAATATCTGTCTATGGCATTCACCGCAGAGATAAAAATAGGTGAAATGGCCCTCATATAAGAGCTTGTGCACCATGGCATCTGGTAGTACTCGCTGCACAAAATCGCTCATTGCTGGAGGGACAACCTTATCATCCATTCCCTGTTTGACGTTGGCAATTCAAGATGCAGCAAAAGAAAGTCGCCAGAATTAATATGGTGCTCAAGTTCTTGTTTTCAACAGAACAAGCATAAAATGGACATCTTGCCTTTGTACAGAAAATAGTTGTAATAAACAGAAATGACTTATTCGTTAAACAGTTTGAGAATTTGGCACGCCAATTGCCCAATGTCAAAGCAATCAGGGTACAGGAGACTGCAAAATTCAAAGAATTTGCTGATCATAGTCATCGTACTACAAAAAGCCTTCACAAGCAATTCGTTTAATGGACTTCTATCAACATGGTTTAAAATCTTATGACAAAATATACCAGTCACAACAGACATGAAGTCATCAATTGCATCAAAACAAAGGGAACTAAAATCCTCAGAAAACAGTCACATTCCTGAGATAGATGAGATTCTTTTCATGGTAAAGTCAATTAAAGCATACTTGAGTAGCAATGATGCAGACAATACACTCACCTGCCATATGTGAATTGGACCAAGGAATCCATTCATACTTTCATCTTCTTGTTCATATATGGATTTGAGCCAAACCAGAAAGCCTTTTCCCTTGTGTTTCTTTTTTACTTTGAGTTCAGTAAGTTTGAAACCCCAATTTGAAACCTGTAAGACGGCTTCCTGTACAAAAGGATTTGCATTCCCTTGTCGAACAGATTCTTCCACATCTCTTTGCCAGGACTCTTTGAACAGTGGATGCTCTATCAATGCTCTATCCTAGAAAGAGCCAAGATTTGAGTAAAGAATGTCCAAAAAGGAAGTAATTTACCCTCCTATGCAAATTTTGTTTGAATAGCATTATAgtataaaaattaaatcaataaaCAATTAATTTTATGGTTTCCATACTAAATCTTACCACTATTCTTCAATTAGTTTAACTAAAACAAATCTTGCAAACAAAAAGATGTCAATGCATTTCAAACATCATCAGAGTCAAAAACAGAAACCATAGTCAAGATTACTCACCCTATTTCCAAGTGCCAATGAAAGCCACTTGTCAATTTGACCATGTTTCCCAGACAGGAAGCTTCTACGATAGAAATAAGGGAGTAATCTTGGAAACTTTTTAGCTAACGTATACATTAGCTTCTTCTTTCCAGTCCATTTTGCCCACATTCTACGCCTCTCTTCCTTAGTCATACTTGGGTCATATGGATTTACCATCGGAGCAACCATGATAGCACCTTCACGTTAAAATCAAGGCAGGGTCAGAACCTCAGAACTGAGAAAGGAGGAAAGGCATTTAATTCATCTCTCATCATCAGGGTATGAGTATTGTTCTGGTGACCGTTCAAAGCAGCCATCAATACCCACTGGTACTCATGAAACATAGCATTTATCAGTACAATTCATGTTGGAATGTGCATACAGATGCAGAaccatgaaaaataaaaaaaataacagcATAGGTAGACATTAAATTATGGATAAGCATCCAATGCTCCAATAATCTGGAAAAAACTAGCGATCTCTCCGGCTTCACATTAACCTTATTAGAACTGGGGTTACCTATGTAGTACCTTTGTCCATTCAGTCCTCTTGCAGGAAAAGTTGCCCACTACAGAAAAATTTATGCATCCTTAGGGTAGTGTAGGATAACACTAAATGACgaataacttttcaatttttctcttctgaagataaaatcatcttcatggCTGACTTCAAGAATTAAAAGTTCAAAATAGATAAGTACCCTTAAACAGAAATATGCAATTCATTGAGACCGTTCATGAAAGTATGCAAAAGTGCAAATTCTGTAACTTAAAGTCCAAAATTGACAAATCAGCCTACTTGAGCTTAAACCAGTTACTTCATAAGAGTAAACATGAGATCATGTTCAAACATCAATCAATCATGCAAAGGATGAACTGACCTGCCACCCTATCAGGAATGAATCGAAGGGCAGCCCAAGCATGTATGCTCCCACCAGAAAATGCCAACACCCAGAATTTGTCAGTGATATTCACACTATATGATAGATGTACCATATCCAGAGCCGATGATTCAAGGCCACGATCAGGATCAGGATCGCTTTCCCCAAATCCTGGAAGATCAAATGTCACAAGCCGAATACCGAATTCTTGCAGAAGGGAATCCCTAATACCTGGTATTCCTGACataataaaattttggaaacaaacaagtgaAATGTGAGGTTAAACCACTCTTTGCTCATCAGATCCTTGGTTAAGAATGTGTTGCTTCATCTCTATAGAATCTACCTGCCAAACGAGATGAAAGAAAAGAATGTGGCACAATCACAGAATATCTAGCCTGGTCAGCAGGGACACCTTGCTCCTTATAAGCCAAATATCTACCGTTTGGAAGCAATATACGAGTAGCACTTGGAGGGTGTATGCACATTTTCTTCACCAATGGAGTAGAAGTGTCGTGATCAGTATTTACAATCAATACTGCAGATAGAAAGTGCAGTCAGAATGATCCAGCAGAAATAGGAAGAAGAATGAAAAGCAGGTGTGCACTAGGTTTCAGGATGAAAAAATTATCTTCATCGCCTCATTCGTTTGACAACTATATATATGATTGCTAACTGTGAAGTAGAATCTATGTTTAATTGCTAACCACCATTAGAATATATCAATCTCTGTTAATTGTAATTAGCacgtttgaaaattttaattgatTACCAAGTAGATATTAATATCCAAACTGCATTTCATCAATATAAATCAATCCTCAAGATGACAAGTTCTCCATGAATTTCTTTATCTCGCTCCAATATTCCTTAGGAAGGTAATCTCGGTTTTATTTCTCTGTTGATAGGCTTTGTTGTCCTGTCAAACTAAAATTCGAATCATCTGTAAACCTCAGCCAATCTTGCGTTTTATCTGTATACCTCAAACATGTACAAACCTGTGCTGTGCAGTCACATGCATGTCCTAAATCAAACTCAGCTGAGCAAAATCAGGATAAAATATAGCATGTCATCGCAAAACTTACAATTACGTGGATATGCTACATTACTTTCACAACTTAAATATTATTGTATATTATACTTGTTTACTCTGCTGATTTTGAAACAAAAGATAATTACAATCTCAAAACAATTTAAAGCAGAAAATCAATCAAAGAGAATCACTGTAAAACACTGTACCGGTAAAAGCGAGAAGTAAAACGAAAAGAATCACAGTCCACGATTGGACAGGATCGCGATCCTCGGGCAGATACTCATTCAAGAACCTTAATTTTCCACAGATTCTCTCACACGGTCCTCTCAACTTCTTCACAATCACAGAATCTTCCCTCACAATGCTCTGCTTCACTACGTCTCTCACTCCCTTCCCGAACTCCACACTCATCTCCGCAAATCCTTTGGCAAACTCCACCACGTGATACCTCCAGTCCTCCTCGGCCGCCTTCTTCGTGGCCGCCGCAGCAGTGCTCGTGGAATAGTATGATCGATGCGGTGGTCCGGTGTCGTCCTCCAGTCTCACGAACTCGTCTCCCCATGTTGACCTTGACTCATTGACTTCCGACAttcccaaattttcaaaattccgGTACAATTCCAACTCAACTTCGCCGCTCCTGAATGGCGTAATCCTCACGCCTCCTCAAAAATTCATACTTTCCATCAGTGCGTGTAGTGTGTGTATTTGCTTATATAGAATTGTATCAGTATGAGATGTATATAATGACGGTGTGTATAGACATAGGTGGGGATGTATCTATATATGGAAATGCATATACCATATCAAAACAAAGGTGTCATTTTCTACTTTGCTGATTCTTTTTATCTTTAATTTTCGGTTTGTTTGTATAAGCCATTGGAGGGAGAGAGCCGGAGACTAGCAAGCCGTGGAGGCTTTTAACTGGGTTAGGAAAGCGGAGAATGGAGAGGGACTGGAGTGTTATTTGGAGAAAGTGTTGGGGTTAATGGAAAAAAGGGACAGAGTGAAGCTGGGGAGATAATGGAGAGTGGAGATGTGGCCACGTAAGTGAGGAGATGAGAGTGAGAGACAAAGGCAGTGACCCGGAGTGACAGCGGTTGTTGGTGGTGGTGGGGACGTGGTTAGTTAACGACTGTTACTTGAGATAGCCGGTTGCCCGCACCGGAATCTTAAATTTGGTACACATAAAAATTTGCCCACAAATCTACCATGATTAGGGTGATATAGTACTATCAAACGATGAGATTTTGTGCGTTTGGATTTTGGCCTCATTAGCTGTAAGTTGATATTTTGACATTGAGGACAACTTTCTAATAATTGATCAAGACTTGAACTTGAAGGATGAAATTAGACCAAACAAATTTGGTAAGATGCAATGGATCagtatatttttctaaattGTCAGTGTATCACTTACAAATTTAGATGCATGACACATtatttcaatttgaatttgaacaCTAAATTTTACATATGTAACATGCATCTAAATCCTCTAGTATATACAGTTATAAAGAGTTATAAAGGTaaattttgaagtttgaaaaGGTATTTTTTTAACATTACAGACCAGTACAAAAAAGAAATCAAGGAATGAACAGTTCAAAAATGTAAAATCCAGTGTGTTtagatagtaaattatttggaataatttttttaaaaaaaatattataacattttttctgacgtgatgtatgtaaaataaaaatatgattgaaaaatgCGTTGATAatgcaagcaaataaatttATACTAATAAACCACTGACCAAACAAATTTGGAACGAATGGTGTGTGCTCCTTGTTGAGTGGCTATTGGTTTTCTAAATTTACTGAATTTGGCACTGTTATAATATTCAATTTTTAAGAACTAAAATCAGCATTTGTAAAAGTACAAATTACTCTTAGAGGCTTATAAGTTAAGATTCACCCGTTCACTGTGTCCGGATTGTACttagaagagaaaaaagaggCCAAGTTGAAAATTAGTCTCAAATTTTTATGCACATGGAAAGGTCGAGGAGTGGGCAAAAAGTCTTCGTCAGTCTTTCTACCATAAACTGTTGACATTGATGAGCGAGCATTTTAACAGGGACGCGTAAGCAGCTTTCGTTAGCAATTACTAATCCTTTCTTTCTCAGCAAAAGACAATAGATGTTAAGGTAAGGTACGCCCCCACCGTCACCGCCGGCATGCACATCAGCACATGCAGGAAGACAGCAGGTTTATTTATGGTAAGCGATGCCTGTCCGGGGTAAGCCAAGCAGGGGCGGCTGGACTGAATCATTGGAGGATTGTATAGGCAATTGTTTAGAGGTTGGCGTGAGATTTTAAAAAGAGGGCCGCATGCTGATGTTGCCAAATATCTAGACCTAATtctttttgcattattcgtcaGTTACTAATCTAATCCTACTTATAAACAACAGGATTCATTACTAGGCCGATAATTGACTTCTAAAACTCCCATGGTTGGAAAAGAGAAATAGTAGTGTAGTGTAGTGTAGTCCCGTGGCCTAATAATTGCACGTGAATCTCAATACTTCCAACCCATAGTTTAGCCTGATTTGAGTGGCAGTGGTCCAAACTACAATGCCACTTGCCTAAATGATGCAATCCATGGACTGTAAGCATCAAAGAGAATTGCCAAAAAACAAGGGGTCGGGGTGTTGGGGGAAAAAGTACGAGGATGTGGCGCACGTACCGGTCAGGCCACCATGAACTCATTTCCATACTCAACAACTACGGAGCATTTCAGTTGCGAGAAAAGCAGAAAACATGATTGCTAATACAGAAAACCAacaacccatttttttttttttctttctgacATTTTCTCACGAAAGTAAGAATTTTTTGCAAATAAACCTAACTCCCCCGGCCCATTTAACTCTTTGCAAATAAACCTAACTCCCCCGGCCCATTTAACTCtgtgaattccaatttctttcTGCCGGTTGATATAGATAGTCACGTGACACACATTGCTCCAGTAATTGTTTACCTCCGGCATCATGATTCCTGACAGTGATTTGATAACTTGGATCTCCTGTATCACTACTTAATGCTTCGCCTCAGAAATCTAGCCACTACTTCTTTATGCCTAGAAGCCTGGAACTCCAACACCATTATCCACAGGCAATTGAGGCTGAGAAACAGTAGTGTAGTGCTTATGAACAATCATTACGTCATCCATATGCACCAAGTGTAAAAACCAGAAAGCAATCGCACGAAAGATGCATTATCTAAAGTTGGAGAACCCCACTTTTTGGAGTACAAAATACATCTTCAGTAGACATTCTTCAAATGCCCAAGTAATAATAAGccgatttgtttttctttttattcctaCGGATGAAGTCAAAAAGCTTAAGCAGAAGCCGAGTCTCCAATCAATTCTAGTATCCCCAGTAGTCGTTGCGGATTTCATCATCAAACTTCTTCCTGAGTTCTGGGTGCTTCTCAAAGTACTCGTCTGCTGTCATGGTACTGAGTTTCTTCTGTAAAAACCATTGTAGAAGATTTGATAAACGAGAAATAACGTACCATGCAAGCCTTTGCTTCCACAGAGCCAAGTAAGAAATCAAGTACTATGGAGAGAAAAGAGGAAGGGGTGGATCTGAAACAAAGAAAGTCCAACCTTCAGCTCTTGAACTTCAGCAATTTCCTTCTCCAGTCTTTCAGACTCTTGGAGTGATTGTTGCTCAGTGTCTTTGAGCTCCACCAACTGCAAGAAATGAGAGAATATGAAGTTCTTCTTTTACAGTGCTATCAAACATGCATATCAACACCCAATAACAATTTAACTTTTAACTGTATTTACTAATAAGAATCGACTTCAGCCATAACAATTTAACTCTTTCTCACCAAAGCATCAAATTTCGGCTTGTACTCTGGAGTAACCGTATCAACGTATTTTGGAATCTCAACgcctaaaaaaagaaaaaatccatCAATAATTTTAGACCAAATCtcagaaaaaaaattggtaatcaATATACTCTTGGTTTCCAAATGAAAACTATCTTTTGGTTAAAAACAAAAGCAGTACTACATTTTTTTATAACTCACATCAATACCCTCAACATGCAAACACATTTATTGGTAATAGAACTAGTTAGAGCCCATATGAGAGAGTGATGTCATTTCGTTTTCTACTTTTCAAATTCGAAGTTCCAAGGTTGATCTTTATCAAAATGACCGATACTGCATAAAGTAAATGCATGAACCTATGAACTAAGGTTGCCAGAAAGAAGCTAGGTAAGTAGATGGATCATACTCTCATATGCCTCTTTGTACATATCAACCAATTTAGATCCAATCCCCTTTCTGTAAAATTCCCAGTCTATGGGCTCTGGTTCCTGCATGATTTAGAAAGACAGCTGGACATTATTCTCACAGAAAACAACTAGTAGAATTATTAATTCAAGCTGATTAAGAAATTGGAACATATAACTATGAACAAGCTAATCATATAAACTCTTGCAGGAGAAGAATTTCATTAGTCTGCTTGATCTCGATACCATAAGATGAAGCAATCATGCAGGGTTTAGACGGTGACAAGTTAAATAAACCCACTGTCAACATACAACAAATTAATCTCCATACACAGAATTATTGATTACTTTGCATGCCACCTGTGAAGGTATTAGTTaacaaagaaaggaaagagTCTTCAAAATCCTCTCTGCAACACCCATtaacatgaaattaaaaaatGCAAGAAGTTTTAAGCCACAGAGAATATGACATGGTGGAATTAACCACTGCTTATTAGTTGATAAAAAATGCCATGATGTCTGTGCTCTTCACTTTAGCATGTCAACTGTTTAAGTTTTAGCCAATGAAAATAAGAACTGTGGTACATCATGATTCTTTAGGTAAGAGCATGtgttattttttcacaattatgTAAGCTGACTAGAAACACAAATTCCATTAAAAAACTTCGTTTGAGAAGCATGTGGTGCGCCACACATTCTTAAGCCCCAGAAGGCCTTATGAAACTTGAGTCaacaacaaaatgaaatgcCTTTCGTTCTCTTTGCATAAGCCTACAAAGATGGGGACATAAACCATAAGCAAAATGCCCTTGACACAGCCTACTATTATCTAAAAGCAGTCAGCGATGTGCACAATTTTTGTGTGATGAGTCATGGCAGTTCCAGTGCCCAGTATTTGTCCTTAATCTCTCAATAAAGTCCATTATGCTCACAACAATTTAGCCACTGAAGAAAGGTTGCTGTAAGGCATCCAAATGTAACAAAGATCAGTCCACCAATTCTAACCAATCCATATTTGTATAGGAAATCAAATTCACCAGAATCCACTATATTCATAAATTCAAAATAAGCAACCATATCAATCATCTTACCCACATACTATCCGTGAAGCATGGCAAACAAAAaatagggaaaaaagaaaagaaaatgaacaaagaAAACTACATCCCATGCCTACTCAGTATTAAAATCACACAATATTTCagcacaaaaaaagaaaaaatccaaTAATCAATCCTTCTAAATCTATACCAACTCAATTTCAACACAACCGGAAGAAACCATCAACACCCCATCACCCAAAAAACTCCTCCAAATGAAACAATCAAATCAGCATCGACTTATTCATTCCATGCTACATCACATCAGAAACCCTAATAAGCTACGCAATCGCAGATCCGTACAGTACAAATCAGCCAAAATCTTAGGTTCACAAAATCCATCGATGTACTaggagaaaaaaaatcataccTGGCTGAATTTAGTTTGCAGCTGGGAATTGACTTCGTCAAATGTACGGCGGAGATTGGCGAACTCCTTGCGAGCCTCATCGGAGACGATGAGCTTCGCCATGCCTTCCCAATCGATGGTTTTCCCGGCCTTGAAAGTCA
This window contains:
- the LOC113708339 gene encoding uncharacterized protein, producing MSEVNESRSTWGDEFVRLEDDTGPPHRSYYSTSTAAAATKKAAEEDWRYHVVEFAKGFAEMSVEFGKGVRDVVKQSIVREDSVIVKKLRGPCERICGKLRFLNEYLPEDRDPVQSWTVILFVLLLAFTVLIVNTDHDTSTPLVKKMCIHPPSATRILLPNGRYLAYKEQGVPADQARYSVIVPHSFLSSRLAGIPGIRDSLLQEFGIRLVTFDLPGFGESDPDPDRGLESSALDMVHLSYSVNITDKFWVLAFSGGSIHAWAALRFIPDRVAGAIMVAPMVNPYDPSMTKEERRRMWAKWTGKKKLMYTLAKKFPRLLPYFYRRSFLSGKHGQIDKWLSLALGNRDRALIEHPLFKESWQRDVEESVRQGNANPFVQEAVLQVSNWGFKLTELKVKKKHKGKGFLVWLKSIYEQEDESMNGFLGPIHIWQGMDDKVVPPAMSDFVQRVLPDAMVHKLLYEGHFTYFYLCGECHRQIFTTVFGTPQGPLAPEVDQTPTIKDTEDTGTEGLEVLGEIPQTSFLPTESVPQVCFNSSDLEA
- the LOC113708369 gene encoding ATP synthase subunit d, mitochondrial-like — encoded protein: MNGVAKKIADVTFKAGKTIDWEGMAKLIVSDEARKEFANLRRTFDEVNSQLQTKFSQEPEPIDWEFYRKGIGSKLVDMYKEAYESVEIPKYVDTVTPEYKPKFDALLVELKDTEQQSLQESERLEKEIAEVQELKKKLSTMTADEYFEKHPELRKKFDDEIRNDYWGY